The DNA segment atattgtgcaTTAAATTCTGCAAAGACAATTCTGTTTTCAAATCATTGGGATCTGCATTgagtttttcttttgttttaattattgaaagcCCCTTTTTTTCGGCTCCATTTAAATCTAATCTCAATATTGTTTATTCAGCTGAATTGAACAATCTTAATATTGTTTATTGAGCTGAATTGAAATTTCTCATAAAAGAGATTTCTTAGAAGATACTGAAACCTATAATCAAATAATCGGGATAATAAAGAAAAGGTATAAGATGTTCCATTCtggattttttatattataacaaACAAATAATGCGGAGGATAGTTACACTACTACACAAAAAATTGTTAAACAAAAGTTTCACTGAAAATAAGCATTGCAATTTACAATAGTTAAAACAAATGTAAACATTTTATGTTTTCAGATTTAGTACCATTTGTTTGCTGTTTTACCATATtttagtgccagttgcacaaaagacggtTAAATTTGAACCAACAAGAGAAGGCCTTTTAGTAAAGACGGCtcctccgattggttctcgagaaattaatcacggttaaaatttaaccggattttatgcaaccgggcctaagactATTATTATGTACTAAAGagcctactatagtgaggtccacgttataatgacagttgataaagataaaagaacaGCGTTGTCTATTCCCTgcctcaattaattatatttccacattgtcAGAAACAAATTTGCCATCGTTGCGgagcaagaaaaggatagtgctaccagctttgtcgaatggtagacaagcatagcaacatcaatgttaatcaaatactgtcattataacgtagacatTTATAgactaaattttaaaatgagaAACTTGTGCCACCGGCACGCTCATCTATTTTATTCGtaaatgtttaataaaataacagGAAGTAAGCAAACTTCATAGACCTTTAGTCATGAAGACTAAATCTTTAGAAAATTGGAACGAATAGAAAATCAATAATGTGTTTAAATTAATAAGTACCGTACCTGTAGAAGAACCAACAGGTGGATTACAGTACGGTAATTAATTAATGTACAGTAAATTTGCTACCGGTACCTAATTTGCCTACACTGAATCCTTTAAGAAGAAGGAACTTAAATCAAAAGAGTAATTGCACCATCCAACAAGTTGCAGAGCCTACTCTCATCAAATTATTCTATAATGATCCGATTCAGTGGCTTAGAAAAATTGGAACTTTACCAACAAAAAACCCTGTGGATATGAGAGCTTGATCACAACAAAAACTAGCTATGCTTGGCTGGCTTTCATCCAAGCAAGATACATTGGCAGGCACACACGAGGATACTAAAGAGCGTTTAATTTATAGAAACGTAATAACTTAAGCCTCGTAACTTACTTGAAAGAAGGAAAGCAAAATACAAGATAATAAAGTAACCTCTTTAGTTTGTCAGTCAATATGTTTATTCTATATGTGTAGGTAGTCCTATATTTGttccaattatattatatacatatcAATAGAAGAAATACTTTTCATTAATGAGATATTCCAAGATTTTTGTGAGTAAATAAACAGTTATAAATTTATAGGTTAGGTCATCAAGATGACCTCATACTTTAAAATATCCTGTCACACCTACTAACATTACGGTAAACCTTTGAagatatttatgaattattgctGCATCCAAttttaagaagaagaatttcatgCTGTAATTGTCTTATAATCAAAGTATTTTACAATACTGGAggttttcataaatatttaataagttACGGTACCTGATCGATAGGAATTCCAGTAGCAATCGAAAGCCAGGCGAAAAGTCTGCTTCCATCATAGTAAGCGTCGTCAACAAATGCCATTCTCGGTTGCAAAACAAACTAAACGCCATCAAAAACATCAATAACACATAAATAACACATATCCAGATGAAGAAGCGGAAATTTAACAGACATGTATTCCGAACGCGTGACAAATTTGGTTAGGAAAATTGAATCGAGCCGTGAGAGGTTACAGGTTGACATGCAGCGCTGTGCTTGACTAAACGTCACTCTGACAACCACTAACAGCCAATAGCAACAAAGTCCTTCTGTAGCGGCAAAATCTGATAACAGGGGGGATAAAGCTGTAACACACATGCATGTTACCGGCGCGTAAATAATTATTGCAGCTGACTATTCAACTGAGATCAACAGGCATACAACGGATATTGTATTCCTCGCTACTAATAAAAAAACGAAATTAGTAAACGTATggtgtaaaaaatctggtgtggcgcactcacacaactttccttgccgttatgaaaattgatcacctaacgctacggtagtgttcccgcgcatctcaagtctactattcaaagattagagccagctggtgacagggtaataacgctggagacacatgaggtctgctatctcttcatagtgaataatttttaatagaatcaacagttgccaatagtttgcaattggataatcacattttctcgattttcgagtttatttttaattttaggtgaaaatgttactgaacattaattgtagagactcttatgctcaatctattccacacaaattttttttgtttaaattataattgagaatctaaaatcaaactttgcatagatggggcggagctcctggtatttttacagatatgggacttgtggcagttgatagagcttatcaatgactattctaggtataaatttaatcaaaatcgttggagccgtttttgagaaaatcgcgaaaaaccctgtttttgacaacatttttgccattttagccgccatcttgaattgcatttaatcgaaattgttcgtgtcggatccttattttgtaaggaccttaagttccaaatttcaagtcattgcgttaactgggagatgagatatcgtgtacacagacgcacatacactcatatacacacacacacacatacagaccaatacccaaaaccacttttttggactcaggggaccttgaaacgtatagaaattcagaaattggggtaccttaatttttttcggaaagcaatactttccttacctatggtaatagggcaagggaagtaaaaaccACTGATCGGTCACAAGCACGGtatatttcatctaaatacaGTGCTGGTCACAACCACTTTTTCCTATTTTGAGATACTAGTTAAGGTTGTTACACCATCATAAGTACAGTATTTATGGTAAATATATCTCAATTAAACTTTTACTCATTTTTACACTAGTTTCCTATCCTAgagaaacttgaaaaatgaataattcccTCCTCCCATGAAAAACTTGCTCAAAATGCAGCTGCTGATATTCTATGTTAGCTGTTCTATTGTAAGCAATAATGGAGATTCAAATTGTAATATTGAGGGTTGATAGCTGATTTACTACATTTGCTTGTCAAGTTATCGTATATCATCAAAAAGGACGAAATAGTGAGTCTTTGGCCAACTAACTCAATTTTTACTAtggttaaaaatatttttagttgaaaatttgaagtggaGTTGATTGATGAAAGGATTTGAAAGTTATTgtcaaacatacaaacagacgacTCTAACCTTAAACTTTAATTTCGAACCTCAAGTCAAAAGTAGAAACTCGCTATGCtcgttcaataaaaatattaaaataaatcagTGGTGCCGTTGTAACaatgttgttttttttcaaaaatgtggaTATCCTCCACAACAGAGCATTGAATAAATACTCAAATATAAAAGTCATTATATTAATATCTACTAACAGGAAATTAGGAAGGAAAAatggtaggcctactgtatcgATCACCTACCTGATGTAACTCatgttgaatataataattacttgAGGTCGTTACTAATGACTGGGGTTTCCAGATAGGCAGTGTCGCAATTCTCAATAAAATAGCTTACATGGTCATTGACGCTGTGGAGGTGCTTGACTCCCAAAAAGAGGTTCACTGTAAAAATCCTGCAGTGAATGGAGTGGATTTTCCAGGAGTTTATTTTTCACTGTGGTATAGAACCAAGAGTCCCGTGTTTCCTAAATTTGTCTAGGAAGGCTGTTAAAAAATCTTATTGCCTGGGAAGGAAACCTATTGTAGTTCCCCGCCAGTCGGCTCCGGGGCACCTCCAGTCTAGTGGCATGTCGCGTATTGTGGCTGTATGTATcacaccaatttatgtagatgcataacaatattatctttagttatcacaaattgctttttcatatcatatacagttcaataataatttttttagtctattatcatgtaaattcttctataattttgctgtattgtaagctattgtatataagtgtataagccagtatatattgtaatcttcatgaataaagtactcaatcaatcaatctttttttGTAACTGCTCCAGGTTCCTCTTGATATACATCAGCGAGCACAACACATATTGACTGTACACCGTGAGTATCCCAAGATCCCTAAATAGTGAGTAGCCTGCAGTGATCCCTGAAGCTGGAAAATGTCACTATCCTCAGAGCCTTCTTCTGCAGTAGCAGCACATCGTGGACAGCTGATGAGTGACCCCACAGGAGCAATCCACAGATGATATGGCTGTGAAACAGCGAATGATAGGCCATGACAAGACTTCTCTGATCTACCACACATCTCAACTTACAAAGGAGGTACAGCACTCTGGACAATTTCCTGCATACTTGATTCACATGATGATTCCAGCTCAATCGCTCATCCAACCAGAATCCTAACAGTTGTACTGGATCTGATGCAACTGGTtgtcttttcaatgttaaatttgATGGCATACTACGGTCTCTTCCATTCACATTTAAATTATGGTCTCCGTTTATGGGGCAACTGCTCTTCTGCCAGCAGAGTGTTTCTATGGCAGAAAAAAGCCATAAGATGCATTGCAGGACTCAAATTCAACGAGTCATGTAGAGATGCTTTCAAGAAACTTAGCGTCCCAACCCTTGCTAGTATGTATATTTATGTAAATCTAATTTACATGAAGGAAAATGAAGATAACTTTATGAAACAGCAAGAAAATCATGatcacaacacaagaaataaatttgacttgATAAAACCTTCTATAAGGCTGCACAAGACTTATAAAAGCCATAAATACCAGCAggttattcttttcaataaacttccCTTAACATTTAGAAGTCTTCCAAGCAGCAAATTCAAGAGAATAGTAAAAGAACTGCTGAGACGTAACGCATTCTATACAATAGAGGAATATTTCGATCGATAGTCAAATATTGCAATGTTAAATTTACACATGTTAActttaaaatgagaatgaactacTCACCTTGTTTTGCCTGCTTGTACGGAATAACTTATTGTCGCGACTAATTTAAGACATTTTCTCATGGCATGACTGTACCTATTATagcctatttattttttatttgtagtttttaACTTGACACGAtccatatatattatgttatatttgttgatcaataaacaattctattctattctattctaatgaGCAAACCCAagaagtttgttttttttaatttagtttgAGCTTGTTGGCAAGAAACCACAAAATTAGCTAATTCTATGAGTCTGGCGGACTCCTCCTTTGCCTGTTGCACAGTGACACTCTGGCAATCAAGGTGGTATCATCCGCAAAAAGCACTGCCCCCTGATCGCTTGAGAAGTCGTTCATGAGTAATATGAACAACAGAAGGCCCAAAACCGAAACCTGTGGTACTCCATTATCAACACCTCTCAGCCTTGAGCCAGCACCTCACAGCTGAATTCTAATACAGCAGCATTAATGTAACAAGTCGTATGTGTGAGTACTAGCTTTATTGTAACAAGTCATAAGTTGTGTGGTAAATCCTTCTCATAGTCCCAAAATCTCTTTCAGTCTCCTCAATCACTAAGGGTTATAACACGGTGGAGCGGCAAGAGTAGGGTATATCAGAAATGGTACTTGAGTGTTTAAAATAATGCTTGCcagttaaaatgtaaaataacatATTATTAGAGAAATAAAGTAAGGGTAGAAGGAAGCATAAACCACAGATTAAATAAGTAATATTTACTTATAAGTAAATATTAGTAAAGTAAATAATAAGTAGAATTTACTTCCTTTATGCATAAACCATGCATCATGTCaacaggcccggttgcacagcagtcggttaaattttaatcgtgattaatcacacgagagccaatcagagaaggtttttttcgaaaaataggcttctctgattggatcttatgaaattgatcacaattaaaattcaaccggcttttgtgcaaccggcacttagctAGGTAACTTCTTTGATACGCTCTACCACGGAGTAAATATCATCTTCAACTGCAACCAGTGATCTTATAAAGTAAGGTTGTAAAGAAAGGTAATTCCTTTTCGCGTGGatctaccttcgccgctccactgTGGTTTCACCCTTACTGTACATGGAAACTGCGTCGGATGTTGAAGACGTAAGTAATTCAGCTACTTCATGGGTGAGGTATACCCTTACTGTATAAGGAAACTCCGTTGGATGTTAGAGACGTAATTCAGGTACTTTATGGGTGAGGTAGGTGTGTGCTGGTAGAAAACAACGCATTCGTTTTCTTACCTCATTAATCATCAAGTTTTATAAGATAATTGTAGATCTAATTATcagtattcatttttaaaaagggGTTTGAAATGGTGTCTTAGTAGACAGAACAGTTAAATCAGCGTAAATTGAAATCGCGGCATGCGAAAATCAAAGGGAAGTAGGTTACAGAATATATATAGTGGCGTCggtcttttcaattttctgatTTGCATAGATAACCAGGTATGGGACGGGTGGTGGAACGACCGTTCCACTAGATAGTACCAtgtagaaaagatagcatacgcttatgctatattttctttgTGATAGTACTCATAAGATAAGCACTGTGCTCTTGGCTCTTGACCAGTTGGAAGGGTGTCGCATCTGGGATAACCAATAGCTATgagcttcaataattatttcagtttgTTCAAACCCCATATAAAAACGTTGTTTCAGAACCCATTTTAAATCATAGGTCCACTAATTTTTCGTAGTTGGCAAATTTGAAGCTTCTCTTTGGTCTAAAACCAACATGTATAGGTACCATTATACGTTTTTCACAAACATTGGGGATACTTGGTTATATATCGAAATGTACCAAACTTTGGATATCTTCAAAAGATGGCATAGACaaagtgaataattaattaatatttcatcatgAACCCTCTCTTTACCATCGCAGAAGCTTATAGTTCATGTGTGAAACAGCTCAACAAAACTCAGGTGAATTGGTAAAGTGAATAAAGCCAACAATAAAACCCTGCACTTTttccaaacaaaaataaataattattatcaattgtcgATTTATAAAACAAACCTTAGAAGCTAATATAATTAAAACTAAACCCTTAAATATCAGCTGGCATTTACGGTGGTCAAAGTTTTGGTATCACTGTCATTATTTTCATAGTCACAGTTTTTGAAACTGGCATCGTCCGAGGGCCGACTCGACTTTTTTGAAAGGTCCGAGTCGGTTTTGAGCAGTTGCTTGTTGTCGAGGAGGACATTCTGAGGCAGAGTTTGCAGGGGCGGTTTGGCGATGCATTTCTGTCCCAGAATGTCGGATTGGTCACTGAATTTCTGTCCCAGCTTGTCGACTTGGTCACCGGGTTTCTGGCACAGTTTGTCGACTTGGTCACTTAATTTCTGTCCCAGCTTGTCGACTTGGTCACCGGGTTTCTGGTTCACTTTGTCACTGAATTCTTCACCCAGTTTGTCAACTTGGTCACCGGTTTTCTGTCCCAGCTTGTCGACTTGGTCACCGGGTTTTTGGCCCAGCTTGGCGCTGACCTTAGCGACAATGTTGGAGCAGTAGCGTTTGACAATCTCGAGCATCTTGTCGCTGGTGCTTGCTATCTGTTGCGATTTGGTGGCAGACTCTTTGAGCCAAATGTTCTTGCACTGGTTGAATAGAAGCGTGGCGCACGGCTGGAACAGTGTGTCCTTCGTCTTGATGCCTTCCTCGCGCAGCGCTCCTGACACAGCCCATAAcaatttctgaaaatcattcCAATTTTTAATACACAGTTTCAATACGGATTAACTATACAcgcatctataatataatgatacGGATTAAATCTATAGTTACAAAAACTTCATCTATTATTCAGAGGAAACTGACTAGAAAAAGTTTCTGAAAGGTAACAACAGTTTTCATCTattgttaaaaaaaattcaacttaataagaaaacaaagatattgtcaaatttcactaaaaatttattaaaaactttaaaacagaaccatggtttcacgtagttaaccaacgcatcatcagctgtactgaggtatttagtgaaatttgacaatatctttgttttcttattatggagagatttcacaacatcaccatcaattctactaattttattaaaaattcaactCATTTTTTTACTAGAATTCGACCTCTGTAAATCATTTTCACCCAAAATTAAACTAAACTAGTTCATCACTTGAATAATcaagaaacaataatatataaaaaatattttaaactcAGAATAACAGGGTTGAAAGATTTTTCTTCGCAAATAATGAACAGGTtcacttaaaattatttatttgaacatgAGTATGCccaacatatttttttcttattatttcattactcCTATTTTGTATCACTCCTAATGAATATGGACAAATTAAACTTATTCAGTCACCTGTGAGCCTTATAACTTGAAGTTGAGTTATTACTCCATCACTCTCCTCTAGGAGACATGAGAGTTTCTCACAACTGTGAGACTAGTTTTCATGAGAGAAGCATCCAAGTATATCTTCAAATGTAATCATTGTTATGCTTATAACGCTCAACACAAATTTGAAGGAGAAACATTGAGAATAAAAAAGTCTAATAAATATCAGTAATGTGGGAGAATCACAGTATTTTTTGAGAATAATtcggtatttttatttattataaatacaatttatatgTAAAAAATACCATCTAGAGTTAAGTAATCTTCAAATGTAATCATTGTTATGTGTATAGCGCTCAACACTAAATAGGCGGCGAAAACCATCAAGACTGAGTCCCAGAAATATCAGTAGTGAAGAGAACCACATATATGTATTTCtaaaataaagaatttcaaaatcAGTATTTTTAATGGTTGTAAAgtgaattaaaaattgaatttgtgaaATACTAACCCGTTTATGTAGCTTGCTAAGCGTCTGCGCTGTGAGAAGTGGAGGGGAGTTGTTTGGAGTAGCTCTGTCTTCGTTCTCCTCAAAGAGAAGACTCCGGGTGCAGCGCCGCTTCTGATCCGTTGCGACCACACTGTCCCTGTCTCGCTGCGCCTCCTCACCCTCTCTCTGTCGCTTGACGCCCGGCTCGGTCGTCTGCCGCGTCAGCACCGGCGGAAGCGAAGTGTCGCGATCAGTCGACTGCCGCGGTGGCTGAATCTGGCGTGCCGACGACGCGGACGAGAAGAGAGCGCGACGCGTCCGCTGACCGCTGTGCACCGGCGTTTTCGACTGCTTCTTGGCGCCGTTCTCGGGACTCTGGAATAGGGCGCGTTTCGGGATCGATCCGGCGCTCACTGCCGGTGCAGCCGGTTCCGTGTGTTTAGTGGCCGAGTTTTTCAGTCGTTTGCGCGCGTTTTGTTTTCTGAAATAAATCAGAAATATTGGATggtaatattaaacaatatataaatctCAAAAGTGTCAAATTTTGAGATATACAAGGTATTCGACTgaaatacttgaataaataatttaataatgcatAAAATTATGGTCGTTTAAATGAAAATGTCaagcaaatgaaaaaaatgtaatgaatataatgttgaatacaaactaaaataatttataatctatCGAATAATctgattatataaataaatgatggATGAATTTGAGTAAAAATGGATTATTTATTTCcctaaaattataatacaatacagTATCTACCGGTGGTTTGGAActcatttaaattattgtagatccactcatctctcatcatccaTCATTGTCTCATTACCCATGAATAAGCCTGAAACTACTCATTATTATTTACGTTGTGTCCTCAACATTTCTCAAATATATTGGTCAATCGAAGCTGAATTAAAGCTCCATACACAGACCTCAAGTCCATGTGAAGACTAAATAaggtatatttttaaaatatttgtattCTTTGATTTATTAGTAAAGGAGACATATATAAACTAAGGTTACCTGTTgtcttcataaataaataaataagatcaTTCCTAGATAATTTTTGTATGCTTTGATTCATTAGTAAAGGAGACATAATATAAACTGAGGTTACCTGTTGTCTCCTTAAATAAATAAGATCATTCCTAGATAATTTTTTGTTCACATCTCTTATTCAATAATCTAGAGAAATAGTTTTAAGGATTAAAAGCTAGATATAGAAAATTAAGAATTCTTGGTAGGTTATACATCTTTTTATTTTAAGTTATTGAATTGTcagttaaaattttaaaaggtttgaaatttcaagtctatTTTATCTGCAGCGTTTTATTTATTAAAGCAAAATAGAAAACAATTATTGGGGATAATACTTGTTCAAATTAAAATAGCATTAATTTGCTTTTTACTAAAAGAAATGCCAAAAATTGAACTACTAATTTATTAAATCCAAGTAgggatgataattattgttatgcCAAAAATAGCTaagtttatttataattatagtaaATTTTACTGTATGCACTGATGAAAAATTACTTTGTTTATAGAATttacttaatttatttaattcttACTTGTTGACATATAAAATATCACTTTTccaaaattgaaatggaaattcttttatttctcacaccttatactttgtaaactgtgaaaAATCAACACTGCCAAACAcaacatcaaaataaaaattaaaatataaacaatcatcacttttaaaaattactacATACTCCTATCAACTGTTACCAAGACACCAGgaacaaacaaaacaatataaaaaacataGCGATTAACGAATTTATACTCATAAGATTATGATATCAATCACTAACTGATCACAAATTCTGGAAAAGTATGGATAATAATAGTTTTTGGGATATAGCTTTCTTGAAAATCCTAGATACTCACTATAATTTat comes from the Nilaparvata lugens isolate BPH chromosome 1, ASM1435652v1, whole genome shotgun sequence genome and includes:
- the LOC111064536 gene encoding uncharacterized protein LOC111064536 — its product is MGDHSPLMFETDEEDDVEKEEDTQIEKDDSNENKIIQESPTKKKVDHLRYVLSGVPPPPTLTFLQMDARHLLELWNQNSQQFNLQGVTGRETSQLEKDLSGKSWLDAQSDLHHGIFYNKSVLCEQLEALSLRYQERYVGNETSTSVNSLSSRSPPKTASARKRARRLAHGGHSPGRRLSHLARRRNTFSSLDLRQATALSTNNKMILVNNKSKQNARKRLKNSATKHTEPAAPAVSAGSIPKRALFQSPENGAKKQSKTPVHSGQRTRRALFSSASSARQIQPPRQSTDRDTSLPPVLTRQTTEPGVKRQREGEEAQRDRDSVVATDQKRRCTRSLLFEENEDRATPNNSPPLLTAQTLSKLHKRKLLWAVSGALREEGIKTKDTLFQPCATLLFNQCKNIWLKESATKSQQIASTSDKMLEIVKRYCSNIVAKVSAKLGQKPGDQVDKLGQKTGDQVDKLGEEFSDKVNQKPGDQVDKLGQKLSDQVDKLCQKPGDQVDKLGQKFSDQSDILGQKCIAKPPLQTLPQNVLLDNKQLLKTDSDLSKKSSRPSDDASFKNCDYENNDSDTKTLTTVNAS